GATTGTCGCCGGTCTATATCGACGATGTGGTCGACGCGATGTTTGAGGCTGTCCTGCGCGACGATGTGGAGAATCTTTGTCTGACGCTGGCGGGTCGGGAAGCGATGGATTGGGAAAGCCTTGTGGATCGCTTGAGCGCGTTTTTCGGAAAGCGACCCGTCAAGGTTCCGGTCACGAAGACGATGTTGCGTTTCGCCGCCAGCCTGTTCACTCTGGCCGGTCGCCCCGGTCTGGTCCCGGATCAAATCCCCCGATTGTTCAGCGAGAAGGAAGAAGACGTTGCTCTCGCGCAGGAACATCTGAATTATAAGCCGCGTTCTCTGGAAGAAGGACTCCGCATCCTATTCCCCGCCTGAAGCCGTTCAGAGCCGCCCTGATTCGCGCGGGCATTTCCTTTTTCAATTCAAAATTTAATTCATAACGATTGGTAGAGCGTTCGGTATTGCTGGAGAATCGTTTCCCATGAGAAACCTGCGCGCACCGCGTCTTGAGCGGCGGCGCCCATTTCCTGTCGCGCCTTGCGGTCTGCGAGAGTTTCGATGCCGCGTTGCAAGGACTCCGGTTCGCCTTCGCAAAGAATCGCGCCGCTTTGTTCGGCGATGTCCGGGGCGATGCCGACGCGGGTGGCGACCAGCGGCAGTCCCGCGGCGGCGGCTTCGAGCAGGGGTTGAGAAAAATTTTCATAGAGGGAAGGGTAGAGGAACAGGTCGGCTGTCTTGTAATACTCTTTGAGTTCGGCTTTCGATTTGGGGCCGATGAAATGGACCTGATTCTCGATGCCCAGCGTGCGCGCCAGGCGTTTCAGTTCCTGAACATAGCCGCCCCGGGTGACGCTGGAGGTTTGCGCCTCTCCGCCGACGAGGGTCAATTCCCAGGGAATTGTGAGTTTGTGAACGGCGAGTAGAGCCAGTTCGAGTCTGCGCACGAGGGCGATGCGTCCGGCGAATAACAGTTTCAGGTGCGGCGATTCGGGGCGATGCGCCGTCGCGTCTGCGGCAACATCGATACCCATCGGGATGATGTGAATGTTTTGTTTTTCGATGCCAAACTCGACGGCGTCGTCGTATTCAAAGCGAGACGAAACGATCACGGCGTTTGCCTTGAGTGCGGCCCGTCTGGACGTGATGCGGTCGTAGAGTTGATAGGGGAATTGCTGAGCCGGAGAGCTCAGGTATTTCTTGTAGCCGAGCAGGGAGCCATGCGCGCTGAGGACGAAGGGGCGCTTATGTTTGCGGGCAAAAAAAAACCGGCGTCGGTCAGGAAGTTTCGGTAGTTGTGCGCGTGAAGAATATCAAAATCTTTCATGTCCCTAATGACGCCCGGGGCGAAGCTGTAGCGCATGAGCGGTAACAGGATGCGATGGCGCGAGACCTGAACGCGTTCCAGCGTTTCCGTCGAGGGCAGACGCGAGTCGACGTCGGCGTAGGTTGTGGATACGGGCGAGTGAACGCCTATGGCTTCAAGGCGGTTGGATATTTCAAATGCCTGATTCACGGGGCCGCAAACGAAAGGTAAAAAAGATTCGATCGTTCTTAAAATAGTCAAAGCGGTTCGATCCGGGGAGGCGGCGACTGGGCATTTTCTGCAGTCACTTGTTTTTCCAGATTTTCCTTTTCGTGGTACAGGATTCCAATGTGTTGGCTGAGGGTGCGCACCTGATTGGTCAGAACGGAGATGCGGATCGAAAAATGCAGACAGATGATGACAAGAAAGGTCAGCCCAAAGAAAAACAGCGTCGAGGTGAACAGCGTCGAGCCGACGGTTTTGGAAACCCACATCAGCAAGTCTTCGGAGACGGACAGCAGGAGCATCAGAGAACCGGTGACCAGCCAACCGATGGAATATTCTTCGTTCAGACGTTTTCTGCGCACCAGCTCAAAAACATAAGCGACGATGAAGATGCAGATCAGTATGGAAATGATTCGTATTCGAGGAGGCATGGGATTCTAGACCGATGGTTTCTGGCGCAATACCGTGACAAAAATCGATAAAAACATTTTCAAGACGTAGTACAGAGGCTTGTGTCCGTGGTGCATGGATTTGTTATTCGGCATCGGGTTCATACGAACCGGAATTTCTTTCATCTTGATTCCAGAACGATGGATCAGGATCAGAAAATCCGCGTCCGGGTAATCCGGCGGATAATAGCCGCTGGCCACCAGTCGGATGGCTTTTCCCTTCAAGGCCTGAAAACCGGAGGTCGGGTCGGTGACCTTTTGTCCGCAGAACAGGGACGCCAGCATCCTGAAAATCGTGATGCCAATTTTTCTGAAAAAAGGACTTTGATAGGTTCCGCCGTTTAAAAAACGCGAACCGATAATGACCTCTGCGTCTCCGGTTTGTAATTCATTATAGAGTTTCATGATCTCAGCCGGGTCGTGTTGACCGTCCGCGTCGATCTGGATGATCTGCGTGTAACCGTTTTGCAGGGCATAGATGAAACCGGTTTGCAGGGCGACGCCGTAGCCAAGATTGTAAGGCAGACTGACGACGAGAACTCCAAGTTCTTTTGCCACTTTATCCGTTCCATCGGAGGAACCGTCGTTGACGACTAGAATGGAAAACTGTGGCGCGTGTTGGCGAATGCCCTGGATGACTGGACCGATGTTATCTTTCTCGTTGAAGGCGGGAATGATTACGATTGTTTTCGGCTCGTCCGTCTTGGGCATGAATGGTTTGTCGTTGAAAGCGCAGGGTTCGGTAGAGGTTTCGACCGATTTTAAAGGGAGACCTTGCCGTTTCTTCTTTGGTTCCTGTTCTATCACGACAGGTGATTCCATAGCGGAATGATCTTTAAAGTGAAATAAAAGGAAACTATCGGCAGTTTTTTTTAGCTTCAAAAAAACACGCCGGATTCAATATGGAAGAATGTAAACTCTGCCATAGTTAAATTTACGGAAAGGCGAGCAATAAACTTAATTGCTAAATTTTATTCTACGTCAACGGAGCGGCGTTGTACATAGGAAGAAGGAGAATTGAGGATTGAAAATTCGGCTTTTCCAAAGAAAACAGGGCTTGAATAAAAACGAAAATATTTTGGAGGGTAGGCGTGGATGGAAGTCGTTTTGTTTAAAAACAAGGGGGCGAAGCGCCCCCTTTTTATATTTTATGCGGCGACCGTTTTCTGAATCGTATTCCGCAAACGGGTCGTAAGCACTTTAAGGAGAGGGATCAACGCTTGAGGATTGCGTTCGGCCAGTCCCTCAAAACTTTCCCGGCTCAGAACGCTGATGGCCCCGTCTTCCAATGCTTTGACGGTTGCAGACCGCGCTCCGCCATCAATCAGTCCCATTTCTCCAAAAATATCCCCGGTTTTCAAGACGCCGAGCACGGAGCTTGTACCATCCGGGTTCTTGCGCGAGACCTCAAAGCGTCCCCTTTCAATAATGAATGCGCAATCGCTGTAGGTTCCCTCATTAAAAATGATATCGTCTTTTTTTACCCTAAGGATAGACATTGCATTCTCCTACGGTTTTAGATGAATCTTGGATCGCGCCCCTTACTACTATAATTATATAAGCAAAAATGGTGCCAAAATTTAATATTGAGGGGTCGGGCTTACATTCCCTTGAAAAATAAGGGGAGGAGGAGTGCATATTGGGAGCTGGATTCCGGGGATCGGATAAAAATGGATAAATGTTTATCCTTTTTTGTCCGTCGGGCGCTCCAAAGAGCCGTTTTGAGATAAGAAAAGAATAATTAATTCAATTGGCTAGCCCTGGAGTTCCAACTTTGCGGCTTTTTTATACGAATTATGTCTTCAATTGAGTTGAACCTCTACTTTTCTGCGATCATTGCCCGGTAATTTGTATCCCGACTTTAACAAAGCCAGTGTTTCTCTGAGGCGATTGGACAATATTTTGATAATAGGTATCAGCGCTTCCGGGTTGATAGTTTTCAATTCATCGAAGGATTCCCTTGAAATCATGAAGATTTCGCTGTCCTCGATGGCGACGGCGGTGGCGGCTCGGGGCATGCTGTCAATGAGACCCATTTCCCCAAAAATGTCATTTTCTTCAAGAACTCCAAGGCTGACCTTGCAGTCTTCTGACACCTGCTCGAGAATTTCCACGCGACCGGAATGGATGATATAAGCGCAATCTGCATAGTTCCCTTGATTGAAAATGACAGCCCCCTTTTTGACAGCAATTTTTTTACTGGTCATAGCATTTTGCCTCCACAAGGATGAACTTCGATACATCGAACTATGCAATTCGAAGACCAAAAATAAGCGGTTTTTAGAGGGAGGCTGAAAACTCGCTAAAATTCAGGGCTATTGAAAGTATAAAAAATTTCAGGCTTTAGCAATCTTAGGATAATCAGGAAAGGAGCGTGTAGGAAATATCAAAATATCAGACGGGGTGTGAAATATAATGGGTCATTTCATTTTCGCGTTGATGTCCCATATCATCTCTACCAGACGCCCAAAACTTATTTTGTCGAAATGAAAAACAAGACGAAACAGCTCCGTGTCCTCGTCATTTTCGATTTCTTCAGGGAAGGGGTCGGCGGATGCAATGGAGCCTGAAGACAGCAAATCCGAATAAGTGTCGTTCAAATACTGGATCAGGTTCTGCGGCAGGGGGGCGGTGAATTTCAGCAGGGTCTGCTTATGAAGATAGCGCAGAGAATGATAGACATGGTAGAAATCGCAAATCATTTGCGCCGCTTCGTCGGCGGAATGGGTCACGCGGATCAATTTTGAATCGTTCGTGGAGATGAATCCCGTTGCGCTCAGGCTAAGTTCAATCGCGTTCAGCCAGTGGCTCCAGTAACTTCCGCCCTCGGGCTCGACGAGGATGATGGGGCGGGGCAGACATTTCCCCGTTTGCAGAAGAGTCAGGCTTTCGAAACCTTCGTCGAGAGTGCCGAAGCCTCCGGGAAAGACGACGGTTGCGCTGGACTCTTTGATGAAAAAAAGTTTTCGGGTGAAAAAATATTTGAAGTGGATGGATTTAACGTCGTCGCAAATGAATCGGTTGGCGCTTTGTTCAAATGGAAGTTTGATATTGATGCCGAAACTGCGCTCCCGGCCCGCGCCTTCATTGGCGGCGGCCATGATGCCAGGGCCTCCGCCGGAAACGACCATGTAGCCCTGGCTTGTGATTTTTTGCGCAAACGCTTTGGCGAGATGGTAAGCCGGATCGGTTTCTGGCGTTCGGCTGGAGCCGAAGACGGAGACTTTTCGCGTCTCGCGATAGGGAATGAAGATGCGGAAGGCGCGGCGCAGTTCTTTGACCGTCGTGTTCATTAATTTATAGTCGCCGCGATCATCATGCTCCGCTCCCATTTTGACCACGGTAGATATAATTTGTCGTAGCCATTCCTTGCATCGATGGTTGCCGACCAGCGCAACGAGTTCATCAATCAGTTGATTGGCTTTTTCCGGGTCGAATTTATCGTTAATTGGAGGCATGGAGTCGTTAAAATTATGTTTTCTGCATCAAACTATTGGTACAATCCCTGAATATTTTATCCCTCTCACTCAGATGATTGTATGAATGAAAAAATAATGATCTTTTCCATACTGGCCATTTTGGTAGTAGGTTTTGTTGGCGTCTTGTTCATGGCGATTCCGTGGTTGAACTATTACGATGGGGCAAGCTGGGATGTGATTCTCATCGATAATTTTCTGGTTCTTCTGGGCGCCTCCGTTATCGGTTTTGGGCTGTACATCTTCGTCAATCATCTGCAGTGATCCTTCTCAGGCAGGGCGCTTTGTTTTGTTTATTTTATAAAACAGGGTTCCCAGGATCGCCGCAGTCCAGCCCAGACCGCACAGACCCATGACCATTTCGCCGATATAAAACGTGACGGCCAGATTGAAGGCGAGAACGCAAAGATAAAGAGCCGGCCCCCACAGCGCCTGAAACGGGTATTCTTTGTCGGGAAGCGGCCAGCGTTCACTCAGGCGCCGATTGACTCGCGTGAAGCAAAACAGGATGGCGCTGCCGACGATGAACCAGCCGGCAAAATTGGTCAATGGAATATTGAAATACTCCCCCTCCTCCTGATAGGTATAGATCTTCCCGAGAAACCAGCGGTCTCCCTGAAACGCGACGGGGTCGATCACGACGTCCATCAGCATGAAAAACAGCGCGCCGAGAAAAACGGTGGGTAGGGAATTTTCAATGACCGGATCGCGCTTGATGCGCAGGTCCCATCCCTCGCCCTTCAGTTGTGATCGCATGAATAAAGCCATGCTGTAACCAATGAAAGCCAGGAACGAGTAGGATAGCGAGTCCATGAAGGGCACATTGGAAATCCATAATTCCTGATCGCGCGTCGTGTCGATATAGCTGTAAAAGCCATAGGGAAAGCCGTTGCGCGTGGAGGAATACTCAGATAAAAACGCGATGCAATATGCCATCACGGTGAACAGGAGCGAACGCCTCCAACCCATATGACAAACGGCGATGATCAGGTAGGTGGCGAGAAAGGCGAAGACATAGGGGCGTAGCAATACGGTGCCCCAGAGCAGGGAGAGGATTTCCATTTCAGTTTTTGCTGTAGTTGTTTTGGCGAAACCATTCGATGGCGCGCATCAGGGCCTGTTCCACCGGTTGTTGAGGCAAGCCGAGTTCGCGCACGGCTTTGGACGGATCAAAATACATATGGTATTTGGCCATTTTGACGCCCGCCAGCGGAACGGCTGGAGGCGCGTGTGTGAGGTAATTCGAAATCCATTCGCAGGCCATTCCCGTCGCATGAGCGACCCAGTAGGGCATTTTAACCGATGGCGCGGACAGTCCGGTCAGCGCTTCAAGAGCGAGCAGGATCTCCCGCAGGCTCATGTTGCGGTTGCCGAGGATATAACGTTCCCCTGGGGTTCCGCGCGTTTCTGCGAGGAGGTGGCCGCGCGCGCAATCGTCCACGTCGATCAGGTTCAGTCCTGTGTCGACATAAGCGGGCATTTTTCGATTGAGGAAATCCAGAATGATTTTACCCGTAGGGGTCGGTTTGAGATCGCGAGGGCCGACAGGGGCGCTGGGATTGACGATCACCACGGGTAGCGAGTCCGAATTGAACTCCAGAGCGATTTGCTCGGCCTGGTATTTTGAAATTTTATAATCGTTGCTCAGCGTCGCCGGATCAAAGGGAGCGTCTTCGTTCGCCGGGGTTTTGTCAGCATGCAGACCGATGCAACCCACCGTGCTGGTGTAGACCACTTTGCCGACTCCCGCCTGTCGCGCGGCTTCCAAAATATTGCGCGTTCCCTGAACGTTGATTTCGTAAATCAGGTCTTTGTTCTTGTCCCACAAGCTGTAATAAGCGGCGACATGATACAGCGTTTCGCATCCCGCAAGCGCGGACCGCAAGGATGCAGGGTCGCGCAAATCGCCCTCCACACGTTCCACTTCCAGACCCTGCAGATTGGCAAGGTCGGCGTCGCGGCGCGCCAACACGCGCACGTCCCGGCCCTCCTGCAACAAGGCGCGAGCAACGGCAGAACCGAGAAAGCCTGTGGCTCCGGTCACCAGCGTTTTCATGTGAGAGGAGCCGTCAATAGCTTGGGGAGTTGTGATGAATCAGTCGCATCAATCCAGATCAGGGGATGTTTCGAAGGCATTCAATCGTTTAAAGAAAGATTTTGATATCGGCGGACTTCCTCCACTCCGCGAGGTTGTCTTCGATCTGCTTCTGGGTTTCCATCTTGAGCAGGTGGTTGAGAATCGTGGACTCGACTTCCTTGAAAGGCACAGGGCGACTGGGGATTTTCTCGGTCAATTTGAAAATATGATAGCCGGATGGGGACAGTACCGGCGAGCTGACTTCATTCGGCTTCAACTTGGAGATCGCCATGGCGATCTCAGGCTGGACCTGATCGAGCGGCAGATTTCCCAAATCGCCTCCCTTGGAGCGACTGGCCTCGTCTTCTGAATAGGTCTTGGCCAGCTCTTCAAAATTCCCGCCGGCTTTCAGTTTTTTTTGAACGGTCTCAATGGTTTTCTTCGCTTCTGAGTTGACGCGGGCAATCATTCTCTTCGCTTTGCCCGCATCTTCAGGGCTATCGTATGCGTCCTTGGGCGCCTCGACGGTCGCGGTGAAAATATGGCTGACGCGATATTGCTCCGGTTCCATAAACGAGGCGGTGTTCTCGTTATAAAATTTCAAAGGCGCCGCATCGTCGAGCTTGACCTTGGGGACGATCACTTCGCGGATGTATTCCTCATTCGTCAATTGCCGGTCAATTTTCTGTTCCAGAGTATCCAGAGTGAGGCGCTGGACTCCGAGAGCGTGCATGAACAATTCTTCGCTGGGGAACTGGCTTTTAATATGCTCGATTTCCGTCTGAATTTTTTCCCTGGAAATCGAGATATTCATTTCTTTGCCTTTTTGGCGAAGCAATTCCTGATCAATGGCCTTCATTAAAACGCCGCGCAGAATCTCTTCCTCATCCGCATCGGGAATGTTGTGGCCCTGCTGAGAGGCAATCAGTTTGAATGCGGTCATTTCCCGTTCCAGCAACTGGGCGGAAAGGGGAGCGCCGTTCACGGAAGCGACAATGTCAGGAAGCGGTTTGCCTTTGATCAAATATGGCTCCGCGCCAAAGGCCTGGGCAGTGAATGAGAAGAGACAAAATATTGAAATTATAAACTTGCTCGATACGTTCATCATTTTCTTTCAGTCTGGAAAGCCCGCAGTCAGTTGGCGCTTTGTTCCCATGCAAGGGAAGCTACATTACGGGCAAATTGTGGAAAGGGTTGGTAATAGGCGCGAAAGGCCCCGGATTTTTCAGTTGCCGGGCGCTCGCTCCAGGTATTAGCAGTGAAAGATTCGAGGTCCTGAATTGAAACCAATCGATCGTCTTTCTTTACGATCACAAGGAGGCCTCTGTCCTTGGCGAAATTCCGGTCTCCATAAAGGGTGACCGTAGCGCCCTCAGGGCCGGTCAAGTCTGCTGTGTAATAGCCATCTAGAAAGTAATGTGAGAATTCGGTGAAATCAGGCGTGTCGAATGCGGGGCTGAACGTGATGAATTCAGAGCAATGCCCGCAAGAGCCGTAGTAGTGTTCGCTTTTTTTCCAGAGTTTCAGTTGGGCTTCTGGAGCGGCCCAGGCGGATCCATTAAAAAGGACCATGAGAGAGATCAAAAATCCCAAGCTTCTAATTGTAATATTCATCGGGGAAGCCTCCAAAGAGGTAAGCTGGACGACAATTATGCGGCAACATTGCCTGAGTTATTTTTTTATTATACTTAGTTTGAGAGAGGCAAACAAATTTTTGAAGGGGATTTGCGGGAGGGGAAGGCAAAAAAAAACCCGGCGGTTGCCCGCCGGGTTTTCGTAAAACTTAAGGCAATTAGAACTTTACATCCATCATTACGTAAGCCCAGCTGGCTTCGTCACGATCTTTGAAGTTCGCAGCCGTACCGCCGCCGAGGAGCTCGCCGCCGAGGTCATCTGCCCAGAAGTGGGAGTAACCGAGGGTGAATCGAGTGCTGGAGCTGTACTGATGAGCTACCGTGATATCAAGCTCTTCACCGATGTGGGATTCGCCGTTGTTAGCCGCTACAGCAGTTCCGCGGGTTGCATATGCATCTTCTGCCGTCCAGAACATATGGAGGTCAGCGTTAACAGTGAGGTCTTTCATCGGGCTAGCCGCCGCTTTAATTGCGAAGTCTTGCAGACCCAAGCCTTTAACAGCGTCCGCTTGAACAGAAGTTGCGCCGTTTCGAGACGTGGTACCAATGTTCAAGAAGCGATCCATGAAACCGTAGAACTTATGGCCGGTGTCAAACAGCGTGTCGAAAGAAGCAACGGTGTCTTCAGCAACGTCGGTTGCATCCGTACCAGAGAGGTAGTCATACCACAAGGTTACTTTTACCGGACCGAGGTCTCGGCCAACTCGCAGACCGAACATATAAGCCTGACGCTCAGCATCTCCGCCCATCAGGGTGCGGTTACCAGCGTTGGTGCCGTCGCCGAACTGATAGTAGAACTCACCGCGGTAGTCAAAGCCTGCGATGTTGCCAGCTTGACGCGCGCCGATCGTTTGCATGTAGCCGCCATCGTTTTGAACTGCGGTTGCAGAACCTTCGGTGATTACATAGTACAGGGAAAGAGCGCCGCCGCCGATGCCGCGGAAGTTACCCCACAAAATGTGAGCCGCTTGATCGTTGGCGTCGTTGTTTGCTTCCGTACCATCATCCTGAACTTGGCTGTAGATATAAGCCAGGGTGTGGTCGCCATGGGTGTGGGTCAGGCGAACTGCGTCATGCGATTGCGCGCCTGCGGTCCAACCCGTGTTGCCGAGCAGTCGATGACCGTCGAGAACAACTTCCTGACGACCGACTTGTACGTCAACCGGCATGTCGTAGAAATTTTTCAGCGTGAAATAAGCCTGATGCACACCAACATCCGAGAGGGTGTCGTTAGCAACGTTGGCATTACGAGAGCCGCCGTTAGCGTTGTCCTGTGCGCCAGCAGTTGCCGCCGCCGCCGTGTCGCCAAATCGACCGACGCTTTGGAGCTGGATGAATGCGCTGGTTTTGTCGTCAATGTTTGCTTTTGCATTCAAGCGAATTCGAGTGTTGATGCTCGAGTCAGCTTTGGTTGCATCATTGAAGTCTCGATCTTGATACTCATATCGAGGACGCAGTTGACCGCTAAACTCAACCCCTGCCGCCGCCGCGATTTCAGCGCCAACAAAGGTTCCGGCCAACATCATAGCCCCAACCATTAAAAAAGATTTTTTCATGCTTGTCTCCTCCAAGAAGATGTGTCTGCAAAGTTACTGCTGTTTATATTTAATGCCTTGATTTGTTTGGGCAAAAATAAACTCAATTTGGTTGAAAATTATACCGTTAGATGCAAGCAAAAGCAATATTTTTTTTGCATGCAATGGCATATTTTTGCCCTGCCGGTAGGATTGAGCTTTTCAATCATTCCAGCGGTACTTAAATAACGTACTGCGTTTTGTTTCTCCGGGAGCGGTTCCTGTTACAGTGGCCACTACCAAATGCTTCCCTGACTCGCCGTTATCAATCACTTGATAGCCAGCCAGGTACCCTTTTTGCTTTTTGGTTTCGTAAACTTTTTCGAAACCTTCTCTGGTGGCCTGTAACAGTACCAGACTGCTGTTATTGATAATCACCATGCGGGACAGCAACGCGCCTCCCAAACGGTGATTCTTCGGTAACAGCAGATACCGAGACCCTTTATGCCGGATCAACTCCAGCCTGCTACGGTATTGAACCGGCTCGCCTTCGCGGACTATGCCAGAAACATCTTCTCTGACGCCAACGCTGATCTGCCGTGGATCATGACCATAGTATTCGTCTGATTTTACAATTAATCTTCCGTCGGAGGAATATACCCTCAGGTGGAAATCATTGTCAAGAAATAATGTGTCCTTTTCCTTTTTGTTGGTCAGGTGCCCTTGCGTCAATCCATAGAGAATGAATTCGAATCCGTACTTTTCAGGTAGGCGCAACGCTCCTGCGGGAGCATAGCCGCTCCCGTTGAATTCTAAAATTTCTACGGGTCCGTTGAAGGGGTCGTGAAACCCTGAAGTCTGCGATACCAGTTGCGTGGGAGCGTCGAGGGGGCGGAGGACGCGATAATAGCGCTTCTCATCCTGCGCCAGCGCGCGGAAGCGGTTGCCGTCCACTTCGAGAATGAAGGAAGCGAGTTTGTTGTCGGCTTCGGCGCTGACAAAGATTTCGTCGCGTCCGTTCTTGTTGAAATCACCCACGTCCACGCTGATGAAATTCAGCGATGCGTCCGGGGCGTTGAACATCGCCAGCTTTTTAAACTTGTCTCCTGACGGGTCGAGAATGATCACGCGCTTGTCGGTGATGACAACGAGATCTTTTTTTCCGTCTCCATTCACGTCGCCGACATCCAAGTCGAGGATTTCAAGATTGAAGGATTGGCGCGTTTCGTATTCCAGCATTTCTTTGGGCGCGATTTGGCGCTGGGCGGCGACAGGCGGGGCCTGAACGCGTGGTCTATCGCCTTGCTCGGGCAGTTCGCGCGCAAGGATGCGGGCCTGTTTTTTCACGCTTCCGTCTCTGGCGGAATGCAACTGGTAGTTGAGCACGGTTTGTTCTTTAACCTGATTCACCTCGGGGACGAGGATGAAGTCGACATCCACTGAAGCTCTCAGCTTTTCCAGATTCCCGGCTTCCAGCAGACGGGGCAGATCGAGATTGTTTTCCAGCATCCAGAGACCCAGCTCGAAGGTGGAGGTCTCAAAGCGCGGACGTTGCGCAAGGCTTTGTTGCAGGTTGA
This window of the Candidatus Nitrohelix vancouverensis genome carries:
- a CDS encoding glycosyltransferase family 4 protein, producing MIVSSRFEYDDAVEFGIEKQNIHIIPMGIDVAADATAHRPESPHLKLLFAGRIALVRRLELALLAVHKLTIPWELTLVGGEAQTSSVTRGGYVQELKRLARTLGIENQVHFIGPKSKAELKEYYKTADLFLYPSLYENFSQPLLEAAAAGLPLVATRVGIAPDIAEQSGAILCEGEPESLQRGIETLADRKARQEMGAAAQDAVRAGFSWETILQQYRTLYQSL
- a CDS encoding DUF2304 domain-containing protein, giving the protein MPPRIRIISILICIFIVAYVFELVRRKRLNEEYSIGWLVTGSLMLLLSVSEDLLMWVSKTVGSTLFTSTLFFFGLTFLVIICLHFSIRISVLTNQVRTLSQHIGILYHEKENLEKQVTAENAQSPPPRIEPL
- a CDS encoding glycosyltransferase family 2 protein, yielding MPKTDEPKTIVIIPAFNEKDNIGPVIQGIRQHAPQFSILVVNDGSSDGTDKVAKELGVLVVSLPYNLGYGVALQTGFIYALQNGYTQIIQIDADGQHDPAEIMKLYNELQTGDAEVIIGSRFLNGGTYQSPFFRKIGITIFRMLASLFCGQKVTDPTSGFQALKGKAIRLVASGYYPPDYPDADFLILIHRSGIKMKEIPVRMNPMPNNKSMHHGHKPLYYVLKMFLSIFVTVLRQKPSV
- a CDS encoding cyclic nucleotide-binding domain-containing protein encodes the protein MSILRVKKDDIIFNEGTYSDCAFIIERGRFEVSRKNPDGTSSVLGVLKTGDIFGEMGLIDGGARSATVKALEDGAISVLSRESFEGLAERNPQALIPLLKVLTTRLRNTIQKTVAA
- a CDS encoding cyclic nucleotide-binding domain-containing protein, translating into MTSKKIAVKKGAVIFNQGNYADCAYIIHSGRVEILEQVSEDCKVSLGVLEENDIFGEMGLIDSMPRAATAVAIEDSEIFMISRESFDELKTINPEALIPIIKILSNRLRETLALLKSGYKLPGNDRRKVEVQLN
- a CDS encoding TIGR00730 family Rossman fold protein; translated protein: MPPINDKFDPEKANQLIDELVALVGNHRCKEWLRQIISTVVKMGAEHDDRGDYKLMNTTVKELRRAFRIFIPYRETRKVSVFGSSRTPETDPAYHLAKAFAQKITSQGYMVVSGGGPGIMAAANEGAGRERSFGINIKLPFEQSANRFICDDVKSIHFKYFFTRKLFFIKESSATVVFPGGFGTLDEGFESLTLLQTGKCLPRPIILVEPEGGSYWSHWLNAIELSLSATGFISTNDSKLIRVTHSADEAAQMICDFYHVYHSLRYLHKQTLLKFTAPLPQNLIQYLNDTYSDLLSSGSIASADPFPEEIENDEDTELFRLVFHFDKISFGRLVEMIWDINAKMK
- a CDS encoding carotenoid biosynthesis protein, with protein sequence MEILSLLWGTVLLRPYVFAFLATYLIIAVCHMGWRRSLLFTVMAYCIAFLSEYSSTRNGFPYGFYSYIDTTRDQELWISNVPFMDSLSYSFLAFIGYSMALFMRSQLKGEGWDLRIKRDPVIENSLPTVFLGALFFMLMDVVIDPVAFQGDRWFLGKIYTYQEEGEYFNIPLTNFAGWFIVGSAILFCFTRVNRRLSERWPLPDKEYPFQALWGPALYLCVLAFNLAVTFYIGEMVMGLCGLGWTAAILGTLFYKINKTKRPA
- a CDS encoding NAD-dependent epimerase/dehydratase family protein produces the protein MKTLVTGATGFLGSAVARALLQEGRDVRVLARRDADLANLQGLEVERVEGDLRDPASLRSALAGCETLYHVAAYYSLWDKNKDLIYEINVQGTRNILEAARQAGVGKVVYTSTVGCIGLHADKTPANEDAPFDPATLSNDYKISKYQAEQIALEFNSDSLPVVIVNPSAPVGPRDLKPTPTGKIILDFLNRKMPAYVDTGLNLIDVDDCARGHLLAETRGTPGERYILGNRNMSLREILLALEALTGLSAPSVKMPYWVAHATGMACEWISNYLTHAPPAVPLAGVKMAKYHMYFDPSKAVRELGLPQQPVEQALMRAIEWFRQNNYSKN
- a CDS encoding alginate export family protein, translated to MKKSFLMVGAMMLAGTFVGAEIAAAAGVEFSGQLRPRYEYQDRDFNDATKADSSINTRIRLNAKANIDDKTSAFIQLQSVGRFGDTAAAATAGAQDNANGGSRNANVANDTLSDVGVHQAYFTLKNFYDMPVDVQVGRQEVVLDGHRLLGNTGWTAGAQSHDAVRLTHTHGDHTLAYIYSQVQDDGTEANNDANDQAAHILWGNFRGIGGGALSLYYVITEGSATAVQNDGGYMQTIGARQAGNIAGFDYRGEFYYQFGDGTNAGNRTLMGGDAERQAYMFGLRVGRDLGPVKVTLWYDYLSGTDATDVAEDTVASFDTLFDTGHKFYGFMDRFLNIGTTSRNGATSVQADAVKGLGLQDFAIKAAASPMKDLTVNADLHMFWTAEDAYATRGTAVAANNGESHIGEELDITVAHQYSSSTRFTLGYSHFWADDLGGELLGGGTAANFKDRDEASWAYVMMDVKF
- a CDS encoding VCBS repeat-containing protein, encoding MKILTRCFILISILLPALSHAQDRAAVDKLATQIEALFPEREGYVVSVEGDQLILDLKLGQDIKPGDRLKLIRYGDDIIHPVTKKKIGRKETDLGEVVLLDVRADFSTAHTLDPATKALAGDGVRLPFQQIKLLIAPPSNRSSKKIDSQQLQVNLQQSLAQRPRFETSTFELGLWMLENNLDLPRLLEAGNLEKLRASVDVDFILVPEVNQVKEQTVLNYQLHSARDGSVKKQARILARELPEQGDRPRVQAPPVAAQRQIAPKEMLEYETRQSFNLEILDLDVGDVNGDGKKDLVVITDKRVIILDPSGDKFKKLAMFNAPDASLNFISVDVGDFNKNGRDEIFVSAEADNKLASFILEVDGNRFRALAQDEKRYYRVLRPLDAPTQLVSQTSGFHDPFNGPVEILEFNGSGYAPAGALRLPEKYGFEFILYGLTQGHLTNKKEKDTLFLDNDFHLRVYSSDGRLIVKSDEYYGHDPRQISVGVREDVSGIVREGEPVQYRSRLELIRHKGSRYLLLPKNHRLGGALLSRMVIINNSSLVLLQATREGFEKVYETKKQKGYLAGYQVIDNGESGKHLVVATVTGTAPGETKRSTLFKYRWND